A stretch of the Gimesia chilikensis genome encodes the following:
- a CDS encoding sulfotransferase family protein, with protein MTKQSVNKNGSTQGPFCVWSGIDFVNFVKLMRLRPTIRWSGIYRLISSGVLSLSNSCLSGLESLIYSRKVKQTKLESPVFIIGHWRSGTTLLHNLMSMDQQFIYPNMGAMLFPSHFLLTERVLKHVVKHLIPKQRPMDNMPVTWDLPQEDETSIMLLHLMSPYLAIAFSDQPEVYDRFYELDQLTPKEDKVWRDTFRFFMQKLTYRAGGNKRVLLKSPTHTFRIRFLLDMFPDARFVYIHRNPYKVYNSTLHLRKTMFGDNGFAPLDMEKLEEDMSNIYVNHLHVYERDRQIVPEGQLHEVSFEDLTSDPVSELKKVYEHLNLTGFEDLEKNMQPYLKDQKSYKKNKYEMDAAQEKKIYERWQKAFEMFGYERLPSDALIKKARVAS; from the coding sequence ATGACCAAACAATCGGTAAATAAAAATGGATCGACCCAGGGCCCGTTTTGCGTCTGGTCCGGCATCGATTTTGTCAACTTCGTCAAACTGATGCGGTTGCGTCCTACTATTCGCTGGTCCGGTATTTACCGTTTGATTTCTTCAGGCGTTCTGAGTCTTTCCAATTCCTGTTTGAGCGGACTCGAAAGCCTGATTTACAGTCGCAAAGTCAAGCAGACAAAACTCGAATCACCAGTCTTCATCATCGGTCACTGGCGGAGTGGCACCACGCTGCTGCATAACCTGATGTCGATGGATCAGCAGTTTATCTATCCCAACATGGGAGCCATGCTGTTTCCTTCACACTTTCTGCTGACCGAACGCGTGCTGAAGCATGTCGTCAAGCATCTGATTCCCAAACAGCGGCCGATGGACAATATGCCCGTCACCTGGGACCTGCCCCAGGAAGATGAGACATCGATCATGCTGCTGCACCTGATGTCCCCTTACCTGGCGATCGCGTTCAGTGATCAGCCCGAAGTCTACGATCGGTTTTATGAACTCGATCAATTGACTCCCAAGGAAGACAAAGTCTGGCGGGATACCTTCCGCTTCTTCATGCAGAAGCTCACCTATCGCGCCGGTGGCAATAAGCGTGTGCTGTTGAAATCACCAACACACACGTTTCGTATCCGCTTCCTGCTGGATATGTTCCCCGATGCCCGGTTCGTCTATATCCATCGCAACCCGTACAAGGTTTACAATTCGACATTGCACCTGCGGAAAACAATGTTTGGCGACAACGGCTTTGCCCCGCTCGACATGGAAAAACTTGAAGAGGATATGTCGAACATTTACGTCAATCACCTGCACGTTTACGAGCGGGATCGCCAGATTGTTCCGGAAGGACAGTTGCACGAAGTCAGCTTTGAAGATCTCACTTCCGATCCCGTCAGTGAGCTGAAGAAGGTTTACGAGCATCTGAACCTGACCGGGTTTGAAGACCTGGAAAAGAACATGCAGCCGTATTTGAAGGATCAGAAATCCTACAAGAAAAACAAATACGAAATGGACGCTGCCCAGGAAAAGAAGATCTACGAACGCTGGCAGAAAGCCTTCGAGATGTTCGGCTACGAACGGCTGCCTTCCGATGCCCTGATCAAGAAAGCCCGTGTCGCTTCCTGA
- a CDS encoding sugar porter family MFS transporter codes for MATFQQIKGVPPSTLKDVPIVADTIPGIIVGTLLVLFGAGLIQLHRTSWFHRQHDDELSDDDYQFFSKQYRRRMQTSGLLILIGFLIVIGDAPYMPWKTYPGLFAVYWGGILLIAFWVILSAIADMSASRVRSTALISRIQDQQRILEKQLTELRQKQHRKSESSEKENNDQSDA; via the coding sequence ATGGCGACATTTCAACAGATCAAGGGGGTTCCCCCATCAACACTCAAGGATGTACCCATTGTGGCAGATACAATTCCCGGCATTATTGTCGGCACACTCCTGGTTTTATTCGGAGCAGGATTGATTCAGTTACATCGCACTTCCTGGTTTCATCGTCAGCATGACGATGAACTGAGCGATGATGACTACCAGTTCTTCTCCAAACAATATCGCAGGCGGATGCAAACCTCGGGACTGCTGATCCTGATTGGTTTCCTGATCGTCATCGGCGACGCTCCGTATATGCCCTGGAAGACCTACCCGGGGCTGTTCGCGGTCTACTGGGGCGGTATCCTGCTGATCGCGTTCTGGGTGATCCTGAGCGCGATTGCTGACATGAGTGCGTCGCGCGTACGCTCGACGGCGTTGATCTCGCGGATTCAGGACCAGCAGCGGATCCTGGAAAAGCAGCTGACAGAACTCAGACAGAAACAGCACCGCAAATCAGAGTCGTCTGAGAAAGAGAACAACGATCAGTCAGACGCGTGA
- the cydB gene encoding cytochrome d ubiquinol oxidase subunit II, translating to METLWLILLVFMIATYVVLDGFDLGIGVLHLILAKNRSEQKQIMQSIAPLWDGNEVWLIAAGGTMMMAFPGFMSAMFSGFYLPLTMVVWLLIFRAISIELPHFLEDSLWIHFWNMMLFVSSGLLVIILGAAMANVFRGVPLNAEGDFFEPLWTNFRIGKQTGILDWFTILGGITSAVILLHHGALWLIAKTDGAIHQRAQTSANWLWGGSVLLTLIMFTACYLVQPHAQASFSDHPWIWILPILACLALGGTLLLRRLNRPMFAFLSSVGFIYLFIFGGTAALYPNLLPGLNPEHHLTIYNTSPSPEKLAVTLWWWIPGITLVGVYFTILFRSLPKVISAAATDDH from the coding sequence ATGGAAACACTCTGGTTAATATTACTGGTCTTTATGATTGCCACCTATGTCGTGCTGGATGGCTTCGACCTGGGAATCGGCGTTCTGCATCTGATCCTGGCCAAAAACCGGTCAGAACAGAAACAGATTATGCAGTCCATCGCCCCGCTGTGGGATGGAAACGAAGTCTGGCTGATCGCCGCGGGTGGCACCATGATGATGGCCTTTCCGGGCTTTATGAGTGCGATGTTCAGCGGCTTCTATCTCCCCCTGACGATGGTCGTCTGGCTGTTGATCTTCCGGGCCATCAGTATTGAGCTGCCGCACTTTCTCGAAGATTCCCTGTGGATCCATTTCTGGAATATGATGCTGTTTGTCTCCAGCGGACTGCTGGTCATTATTCTCGGAGCGGCGATGGCGAATGTCTTTCGCGGTGTCCCCCTCAATGCAGAAGGTGACTTCTTCGAACCGTTGTGGACCAATTTCCGAATCGGCAAGCAGACAGGCATTCTGGACTGGTTCACAATTCTGGGAGGCATCACCTCTGCAGTGATCCTGCTGCATCATGGTGCTCTCTGGCTGATTGCAAAAACAGACGGCGCTATTCATCAAAGAGCGCAAACCAGTGCTAACTGGTTATGGGGAGGCTCAGTGCTCCTCACGCTAATCATGTTCACCGCCTGTTACCTGGTCCAGCCACACGCTCAGGCGAGTTTCTCTGATCATCCGTGGATCTGGATTCTGCCTATCCTGGCATGCCTGGCACTGGGAGGCACGCTGTTGCTCCGCAGACTGAATCGCCCGATGTTCGCGTTCCTGAGTTCGGTCGGATTTATCTACCTGTTCATTTTTGGTGGCACCGCTGCGCTCTACCCGAACCTGTTACCGGGATTGAATCCGGAGCATCATCTGACGATTTATAACACGTCGCCGTCTCCCGAAAAGCTGGCCGTCACTCTCTGGTGGTGGATTCCCGGGATCACACTGGTCGGCGTTTATTTCACGATCCTCTTTCGTTCACTACCAAAAGTCATTTCCGCTGCAGCAACCGACGACCATTGA
- a CDS encoding cytochrome ubiquinol oxidase subunit I, producing MLDSLLLHRVQFAFTASFHYLFPQLTMGLALLIFILKTLGLRGHAWADVAARFWLKIFGLTFVMGVVTGIPLEFQFGTNWSQLVKSTGSILGQTLAMEGIFAFFLESAFLYLLIFGEKKLSKKLHWGVSFLLLLGTWLSGYFIICTNAFLQHPVGYRIDENGVYHLTSIWALLSNPWALKQYLHTMTGAVITGSFTMSSIAAYHLLKREHVEISRKYLKVAVIVGFTASLIAVMPTGDWEAKQVLKHQPVKFAAMEGHFHTEDGAGMVLIGQPNLDELKIDNPIIIPNVLSFLTYASWNAEVKGLTAYDRDLWPDNIELLYFSYHIMAGLGTIFIALMGLSMVFTLKQRLHTTRWLLWLLMLSLPFPFIANTAGWFTAEIGRQPWLIYGLMKTADGASRNISEGNVMFTLLGFLGLYLLLSVLYFFLATRLIAHGPDRLPQVDAEIATGEGT from the coding sequence ATGCTGGATTCACTCCTGTTACATCGCGTGCAGTTTGCTTTTACCGCCTCGTTTCATTATCTGTTCCCCCAACTGACAATGGGCCTGGCACTGCTGATTTTTATTCTCAAGACACTGGGGCTCCGCGGCCACGCCTGGGCCGATGTCGCCGCTCGCTTCTGGCTGAAAATATTCGGGCTGACCTTTGTCATGGGGGTCGTCACCGGGATTCCACTTGAATTCCAGTTCGGGACGAACTGGTCACAACTGGTGAAGTCCACCGGATCGATCCTGGGCCAGACCCTGGCGATGGAAGGCATCTTCGCCTTCTTTCTGGAATCGGCGTTTCTGTACCTGTTGATCTTTGGGGAGAAGAAACTCAGTAAGAAACTGCACTGGGGTGTTTCGTTTCTCTTACTGCTAGGCACCTGGCTGAGTGGCTACTTCATTATCTGTACCAACGCGTTTCTGCAACATCCGGTAGGCTATCGCATCGATGAGAACGGCGTCTACCACCTCACCAGCATCTGGGCTTTATTGAGCAATCCCTGGGCACTCAAGCAATATCTGCACACAATGACCGGCGCCGTGATCACCGGGAGCTTTACCATGTCTTCGATCGCTGCCTACCATCTTCTGAAACGAGAGCATGTGGAAATCTCGAGGAAGTATCTCAAGGTCGCGGTGATCGTCGGTTTTACAGCCAGCCTGATCGCCGTCATGCCTACGGGGGACTGGGAAGCGAAACAGGTGCTGAAGCATCAGCCCGTCAAGTTCGCAGCCATGGAAGGCCACTTTCATACCGAAGATGGTGCCGGCATGGTTTTGATCGGCCAACCCAACCTGGATGAACTTAAGATCGATAACCCGATCATTATCCCCAACGTGCTTTCCTTTTTGACCTATGCCAGCTGGAATGCGGAAGTGAAGGGATTGACGGCCTACGATCGCGATCTCTGGCCGGACAATATTGAACTGCTTTACTTCTCGTATCACATTATGGCCGGTTTAGGCACGATCTTCATCGCACTGATGGGGCTGAGTATGGTCTTCACTCTCAAACAGCGATTACACACCACACGCTGGCTGCTCTGGCTGCTGATGCTTTCATTGCCCTTTCCCTTCATCGCAAATACGGCAGGCTGGTTTACTGCTGAGATCGGTCGGCAGCCCTGGTTGATTTATGGATTAATGAAAACCGCAGACGGTGCCTCCCGGAATATTTCGGAAGGGAACGTAATGTTTACCCTGCTGGGCTTTCTGGGACTTTACCTGCTGTTGTCCGTTTTGTATTTCTTCCTGGCCACCCGCCTGATTGCCCACGGACCGGACAGACTGCCACAAGTTGACGCTGAAATCGCTACTGGAGAGGGTACTTAA
- a CDS encoding M28 family peptidase, giving the protein MQFTQAGRRVLLLSFPLMIGAVIYVCLVNNACAAEPEFNAARSFGYLTKICRLKSRVSGSTGMAEQQKLIAEHFRELKAQVKFQSFDAPHPIRGTPVRMNNMIVSWNPDAKQRILLACHYDTRPFPDRDRYNPQGLFIGANDGASGVAFLMELGNLMSELKISHGYGVDFVFFDGEELVYRQNDPYFLGSKYFANQYKSEPRDYEYVYGVLFDMIADKNLAIYMEKNSIKYAPQLTRSIWLAAQKVGVRQFIPQAKFEIRDDHLPLNEIAGIPTCDIIDFDYPAWHTTRDVPRACSGASLEKVGKVMIYWLQNIPEVKN; this is encoded by the coding sequence ATGCAATTTACCCAGGCAGGCAGACGCGTTCTCTTACTCTCATTCCCGTTGATGATCGGGGCAGTCATCTACGTCTGTCTGGTAAACAACGCTTGTGCCGCCGAGCCTGAATTCAATGCCGCCCGTTCCTTCGGCTACCTCACAAAAATCTGCCGTTTGAAATCACGCGTCAGCGGTTCGACCGGCATGGCGGAACAGCAGAAACTGATCGCTGAACATTTTCGCGAGTTGAAGGCCCAGGTTAAGTTTCAGTCCTTCGATGCGCCACATCCCATCCGGGGCACTCCCGTGCGGATGAACAACATGATCGTCAGCTGGAATCCGGATGCCAAACAACGCATCCTGCTGGCCTGTCATTACGACACACGTCCCTTTCCCGATCGCGACCGCTACAACCCGCAGGGTCTGTTCATCGGTGCGAACGATGGGGCGAGCGGTGTCGCTTTTCTGATGGAACTCGGCAACCTGATGTCCGAGCTCAAAATCAGCCACGGCTACGGAGTCGATTTCGTATTCTTTGATGGCGAAGAGCTGGTCTACCGACAGAACGATCCCTATTTTCTGGGTTCCAAGTATTTCGCAAACCAATATAAATCGGAACCGCGCGACTACGAATACGTATACGGCGTGCTGTTCGACATGATTGCCGATAAGAATCTCGCGATCTACATGGAAAAGAACAGTATCAAGTATGCTCCACAGCTGACGCGCAGCATCTGGCTGGCAGCACAAAAAGTGGGAGTCAGACAGTTCATCCCCCAGGCAAAATTTGAAATCCGCGACGATCATTTACCCTTGAATGAAATCGCGGGGATTCCGACCTGCGACATCATCGACTTCGATTACCCGGCCTGGCATACCACACGGGATGTTCCCCGTGCCTGCTCGGGTGCGAGCCTGGAAAAAGTGGGCAAAGTCATGATTTACTGGTTACAGAATATTCCCGAAGTTAAAAACTAA
- a CDS encoding sulfite exporter TauE/SafE family protein — MDWWQNLLLAGVGVIAGMLNVLAGGGSLIVMPTMIFLGIPGAVTNGTARVAILGQNLTAIAGFRQKGFSDFRLSFSLALCALPGTFLGAFLGTKITGVWFNRILATVMLGVLVSMILGQRKKKKPPQNVTEELATGSAEVNTEATEPAESAGHSVAGHLLMVLAGFYGGFIQAGIGFILIAIMNNLMKIDLVRTNMHKVFIVAIYTIAAIGIFAWQGKIYWATGLYLTVGMSIGGWIGSHLAVSKGESFIRTVLYVAIVCMSIRLLLM; from the coding sequence TTGGACTGGTGGCAGAATTTATTACTGGCTGGCGTCGGTGTGATTGCAGGTATGCTGAATGTTCTGGCCGGCGGTGGCTCTCTGATTGTGATGCCAACGATGATCTTTCTGGGAATTCCGGGAGCTGTCACAAATGGAACGGCCCGCGTGGCGATCCTGGGACAGAACCTCACAGCGATTGCCGGTTTCAGGCAGAAGGGATTTTCCGACTTCAGGCTCAGTTTTTCTCTGGCGTTGTGTGCGTTGCCCGGTACTTTTCTGGGAGCGTTCCTGGGAACCAAAATCACTGGTGTCTGGTTTAACCGCATCCTGGCAACCGTGATGCTGGGCGTGCTGGTCTCGATGATTCTGGGGCAACGCAAAAAGAAAAAGCCCCCACAGAATGTCACTGAGGAACTGGCAACCGGATCAGCAGAAGTGAATACGGAAGCAACAGAGCCGGCAGAATCCGCAGGCCATTCGGTGGCGGGACACCTGTTGATGGTATTGGCTGGCTTTTATGGCGGTTTCATTCAAGCGGGGATCGGGTTTATCCTGATTGCGATCATGAACAACCTGATGAAGATCGATCTGGTCCGTACGAACATGCACAAGGTCTTCATCGTCGCGATTTACACGATTGCCGCCATCGGCATTTTTGCCTGGCAGGGTAAAATATACTGGGCAACCGGATTGTACCTGACAGTAGGGATGTCCATTGGAGGCTGGATCGGCTCACACCTGGCCGTGAGTAAAGGAGAGTCATTCATACGTACGGTGCTGTATGTGGCTATAGTTTGTATGTCGATCCGGTTATTATTGATGTAG
- a CDS encoding TlpA family protein disulfide reductase, whose translation MVNLRQTPVIFFEEKSFWTTVFCSTLLILSSACQSSESTDLTEAASPAQASDESVTPVPLEIGDWRRVEELIREHAGQIVVVDLWSTSCPPCIQEFPDFVALQQRFPESVVCISFNCDYFGGKRHPPESFRPQVKQFLTKQRAHFPNILSNVAAEEFFPSIDLASMPATYVFDRQGKVAKRFDNDHGYYGKGGYTYQKDVIPFLKSLVEQQQTK comes from the coding sequence ATGGTGAATTTACGGCAAACCCCCGTAATCTTTTTTGAGGAAAAGTCGTTCTGGACCACCGTGTTCTGTTCGACACTTCTGATATTGAGCTCTGCCTGCCAGTCGTCGGAATCGACGGATCTCACTGAGGCTGCTTCCCCTGCCCAGGCATCCGATGAGTCGGTTACTCCCGTTCCGCTGGAAATCGGGGACTGGCGGCGTGTTGAAGAACTGATTCGAGAACACGCCGGCCAGATTGTTGTCGTCGATCTCTGGTCGACCTCCTGTCCCCCCTGCATACAGGAGTTCCCGGATTTCGTCGCTCTGCAGCAGCGGTTTCCTGAATCGGTGGTCTGCATCTCGTTCAATTGTGATTACTTTGGCGGGAAACGGCACCCGCCGGAATCATTCCGCCCTCAGGTGAAGCAGTTCCTGACAAAACAGCGGGCGCACTTTCCCAATATCCTGAGTAATGTTGCCGCTGAGGAATTCTTCCCTTCCATCGACCTGGCTTCGATGCCCGCGACCTATGTTTTTGATCGCCAGGGGAAAGTCGCTAAACGCTTTGACAATGATCATGGTTACTATGGCAAAGGGGGCTATACCTATCAGAAGGATGTGATCCCCTTTCTGAAATCTCTGGTCGAACAGCAGCAGACTAAATAA
- a CDS encoding DUF1614 domain-containing protein — protein MSSPQPNPYANAQAAGCMLFSLMIFLGCILPLMFVNLAETALRNLHLSPTAAVLVLFGMIFGSLINFPIARFPLDKEVNVPYFGPLGGVQIMPQMQKLRQEAIVAVNLGGCVIPVLLAIWLSRYIFAGGQTPTLAMIFGMALNILICNRTSRLVPGMGIVIPFFIPPLVAVCSTILGFGILAPMAGEVGRDFEALRAPVAFVIGISGPLIGADLMHWNDFKKLEAPSISIGGAGTWDGIVLSGLIAALVI, from the coding sequence GTGTCGAGCCCGCAACCGAATCCCTACGCTAATGCCCAGGCCGCTGGCTGCATGCTGTTCAGCCTGATGATCTTTCTGGGATGCATCCTGCCCCTGATGTTCGTGAATCTGGCAGAAACCGCACTGAGAAACCTGCATTTGAGCCCCACGGCTGCGGTTCTGGTCCTGTTCGGCATGATCTTCGGTTCCCTGATCAACTTCCCCATCGCTCGCTTCCCGCTGGATAAAGAGGTGAATGTTCCCTACTTTGGCCCCCTGGGAGGCGTGCAGATCATGCCTCAGATGCAGAAACTGCGTCAGGAAGCAATCGTGGCCGTCAATCTGGGAGGCTGTGTCATTCCGGTCCTGCTGGCGATCTGGCTCTCGCGATACATTTTTGCAGGAGGTCAGACACCCACCCTGGCCATGATTTTCGGTATGGCGTTGAATATTCTGATCTGCAACCGCACCTCGCGGCTGGTACCCGGTATGGGAATTGTAATTCCGTTTTTCATTCCTCCGCTGGTGGCTGTCTGCTCCACAATTCTGGGCTTTGGAATCCTCGCCCCGATGGCGGGTGAAGTCGGTCGCGACTTCGAAGCACTGCGTGCCCCGGTTGCTTTCGTGATTGGAATCTCCGGTCCCCTGATCGGTGCTGACCTGATGCACTGGAATGACTTTAAAAAACTGGAAGCCCCCTCCATCAGTATTGGTGGCGCGGGAACCTGGGACGGGATTGTCCTCTCCGGTCTGATCGCGGCCCTGGTTATTTAG
- the aroC gene encoding chorismate synthase, with amino-acid sequence MAGNSFGQAFRITTAGESHGPGNVVIIDGVPPGIPISVEDLLVDLNRRKPGQSKIVTQRKEADHPEILAGVFEGVTTGTSLAILIRNEDQRSKDYSDIKDKYRPGHADYTYDAKYGFRDYRGGGRSSARETNVRVAAGVVAKKILQAAFGGQIVGYVTQVGHLKAEIADPTAITTEQVEQFADGTPNPVRCPDHGLAQEMISFIDQIRMDGDSIGGVAEVVALNVPPGLGEPVFDKLKADIAKALFSIPAVLGVEYGSGFGCATMRGSENNDHFVAEQNEGTPVISTDSNRHGGSLGGISTGQPLVFRAAVKPTSSLLIEQPTVTRSGEATTIRTKGRHDPCLLPRFVPIAEAMLAITLADHWLRWRAQCEAAPERPDHV; translated from the coding sequence ATGGCAGGAAATTCATTTGGACAAGCCTTTCGGATCACAACAGCTGGCGAAAGCCACGGTCCGGGCAATGTAGTTATTATTGATGGTGTTCCCCCGGGAATCCCGATCAGCGTGGAAGATCTGCTCGTCGACCTCAACCGGCGTAAACCCGGGCAGAGCAAGATCGTCACTCAGCGGAAAGAAGCCGATCATCCGGAAATTCTGGCCGGCGTCTTCGAAGGTGTGACCACCGGCACGAGTCTTGCCATCCTGATCCGGAACGAGGATCAGCGGAGCAAAGACTACAGCGATATCAAAGACAAGTATCGCCCGGGACACGCCGACTACACCTATGACGCCAAGTACGGTTTCCGCGATTATCGTGGCGGCGGGCGTTCCAGTGCCCGTGAGACCAATGTGCGCGTTGCCGCGGGTGTGGTCGCCAAGAAAATCCTGCAGGCCGCATTCGGCGGACAGATCGTCGGCTATGTTACCCAGGTAGGGCATCTCAAAGCTGAGATCGCCGACCCTACCGCAATCACCACAGAACAGGTCGAACAGTTTGCTGATGGGACACCGAATCCCGTGCGTTGTCCGGACCACGGTCTGGCACAGGAGATGATCTCGTTCATTGATCAGATCCGCATGGATGGGGATTCAATAGGCGGAGTCGCGGAAGTCGTGGCTCTGAATGTTCCTCCGGGACTGGGTGAGCCGGTATTTGACAAACTCAAGGCAGACATCGCGAAAGCATTATTCAGCATCCCGGCCGTGCTGGGAGTCGAATACGGTTCCGGTTTTGGCTGTGCCACCATGCGGGGAAGCGAGAATAACGATCACTTCGTCGCGGAACAAAACGAGGGTACGCCGGTCATCAGCACCGATTCCAATCGGCATGGTGGTAGCCTGGGTGGCATTTCCACCGGACAGCCGCTGGTCTTCCGTGCTGCAGTGAAGCCGACCAGCAGTCTGCTGATTGAACAGCCCACCGTGACCCGCTCAGGGGAAGCGACGACGATCCGTACCAAGGGTCGTCACGATCCCTGTCTGCTGCCCCGGTTCGTCCCCATCGCGGAAGCCATGCTGGCCATCACGCTGGCCGATCACTGGTTACGCTGGCGGGCGCAGTGCGAAGCGGCACCGGAGCGGCCCGACCACGTTTAA
- a CDS encoding secondary thiamine-phosphate synthase enzyme YjbQ, producing the protein MAWIQKQIRLPALPRGFHIVTREVLSEVPELSQIETGLMHVFIMHTSASLSINENADPDVPVDLEMSFNKIAPEAFPYIHTCEGPDDMPAHVKASMIGNSLTIPISGGRLCLGTWQGIYLCEHRNHGGSRRLVVTIQGE; encoded by the coding sequence ATGGCCTGGATACAGAAACAGATCCGACTTCCCGCGTTGCCGCGCGGTTTTCATATCGTCACTCGAGAAGTGCTCAGCGAAGTTCCTGAACTGTCCCAGATTGAAACCGGGTTGATGCATGTCTTCATCATGCATACCTCCGCCTCACTCTCGATTAATGAGAATGCGGATCCGGATGTCCCCGTCGATCTGGAAATGTCGTTCAACAAGATCGCCCCGGAAGCGTTTCCCTATATTCATACCTGCGAAGGTCCCGATGACATGCCGGCGCATGTGAAAGCATCAATGATCGGAAATTCGTTGACGATCCCCATCAGCGGCGGGCGTCTCTGCCTGGGTACCTGGCAGGGGATTTATCTCTGTGAGCATCGTAACCACGGCGGCAGCCGACGACTGGTCGTCACGATTCAAGGCGAATAG